A stretch of Bombus vancouverensis nearcticus chromosome 13, iyBomVanc1_principal, whole genome shotgun sequence DNA encodes these proteins:
- the LOC117165166 gene encoding uncharacterized protein LOC117165166 isoform X2, producing MKNSNNKETINLLDLLSESDSDISDLDLTPRKKKVKRKHRSSATAKMKQSDSCGCSKSDMRIISLWLAAVLITFWLIALSWLAVILYGEIKRMDISIKSVIAGSEGVPDALQKCHSLSRDLQNNQSIIFTHLSDLKLQISNFTTQLALIQRIMHHAKGWFNEGPALFKVQGDLKDLSSSVVSFGSQIQDLSSTVTTLKESNARIQDVQTTIQQNVTSIKNTVTELSNITQKPQILITNETKIKTEQLNATIVHLSDKLMDINETLSRAVQWVAEDQKKDHDKLVLLQETTQNVSMKVISLERECVKTTILQSVKELDTQVKEIHTANDEISKKMKQLEQSYDSLKNSTSLILAAIPDIQTQRLIKTKILEESIGDVATTEQDRSVLVSNEAPSKRLRSDP from the exons ATGAAGAATTCGAACAACAAAGAAACCATAAATCTCCTTGATCTGTTATCGGAAAGTGATTCCGATATATCGGACTTGGATCTTACACCTAGAAAGAAGAAAGTTAAACG GAAACATCGGTCAAGTGCCACAGCAAAAATGAAGCAGTCTGATTCTTGTGGATGTAGCAAGTCTGATATGAGGATCATATCATTGTGGTTGGCAGCAGTCCTAATTACATTTTGGTTGATAGCACTATCCTGGCTGGCTGTTATTTTATATGGAGAAATTAAAAGGATGGATATCTCTATAAAATCAG TTATAGCCGGTAGCGAAGGTGTTCCCGATGCCCTGCAAAAATGTCACTCTCTGTCGAGAGATCTTCAGAACAACCAGAGCATTATCTTCACTCATTTATCAGATCTCAAGCTTCAAATCAGTAATTTTACAACGCAG CTAGCACTTATTCAACGTATTATGCATCATGCAAAAGGTTGGTTCAACGAGGGCCCAGCATTATTTAAAGTGCAAGGAGATTTGAAGGACCTTTCCAGTAGTGTGGTGTCATTTGGGAGCCAAATACAAGATTTGAGTAGCACAGTAACAACATTGAAAGAATCAAATGCTAGGATACAAGATGTCCAAACAACAATACAACAGAATGTTACCAGTATCAAG aACACAGTGACAGAATTGTCAAATATTACACAAAAGCCTCAGATATTGATTACAAATGAGACAAAGATAAAGACTGAACAATTGAATGCGACAATCGTACATTTATCTGATAAATTGATGGACATCAATGAAACATTGTCAAGAGCTGTGCAATGGGTGGCAGAAGATCAGAAGAAAGATCAT GACAAACTGGTATTGCTTCAGGAAACCACTCAAAATGTTAGCATGAAGGTGATATCCTTAGAAAGAGAGTGTGTGAAAACTACCATACTACAATCTGTTAAGGAACTGGATACTCAA GTGAAAGAAATTCACACAGCTAACGACGAAATTAGCAAGAAAATGAAGCAATTAGAACAATCGTACgatagtttaaaaaattcaacgaGCTTGATATTGGCGGCGATACCGGATATCCAGACCCAAAGGCTGATCAAGACGAAGATTTTGGAGGAGTCGATCGGTGACGTCGCGACCACGGAACAAGATCGCAGTGTGTTAG tatCAAATGAGGCGCCGTCGAAACGCTTGAGGTCAGATCCGTAA
- the LOC117165166 gene encoding uncharacterized protein LOC117165166 isoform X3: protein MELLSDSSDERSEYWNISTRNGRKCRGRRSRACPGFFKACSAFLACASVLATASLIWLFIDVRQQLTALRTELDQVIAGSEGVPDALQKCHSLSRDLQNNQSIIFTHLSDLKLQISNFTTQLALIQRIMHHAKGWFNEGPALFKVQGDLKDLSSSVVSFGSQIQDLSSTVTTLKESNARIQDVQTTIQQNVTSIKNTVTELSNITQKPQILITNETKIKTEQLNATIVHLSDKLMDINETLSRAVQWVAEDQKKDHDKLVLLQETTQNVSMKVISLERECVKTTILQSVKELDTQVKEIHTANDEISKKMKQLEQSYDSLKNSTSLILAAIPDIQTQRLIKTKILEESIGDVATTEQDRSVLVSNEAPSKRLRSDP from the exons ATG GAGTTACTATCAGATAGCAGCGACGAACGGTCGGAATACTGGAATATATCGACTAGAAATGGCCGCAAATGCAGAGGCAGACGAAGTCGAGCTTGTCCTGGATTTTTTAAAGCTTGTAGTGCCTTTCTGGCTTGTGCCTCTGTATTAGCAACCGCTAGTTTAATTTGGCTGTTCATCGACGTTCGTCAGCAACTTACTGCTCTACGGACCGAACTGGACCAAG TTATAGCCGGTAGCGAAGGTGTTCCCGATGCCCTGCAAAAATGTCACTCTCTGTCGAGAGATCTTCAGAACAACCAGAGCATTATCTTCACTCATTTATCAGATCTCAAGCTTCAAATCAGTAATTTTACAACGCAG CTAGCACTTATTCAACGTATTATGCATCATGCAAAAGGTTGGTTCAACGAGGGCCCAGCATTATTTAAAGTGCAAGGAGATTTGAAGGACCTTTCCAGTAGTGTGGTGTCATTTGGGAGCCAAATACAAGATTTGAGTAGCACAGTAACAACATTGAAAGAATCAAATGCTAGGATACAAGATGTCCAAACAACAATACAACAGAATGTTACCAGTATCAAG aACACAGTGACAGAATTGTCAAATATTACACAAAAGCCTCAGATATTGATTACAAATGAGACAAAGATAAAGACTGAACAATTGAATGCGACAATCGTACATTTATCTGATAAATTGATGGACATCAATGAAACATTGTCAAGAGCTGTGCAATGGGTGGCAGAAGATCAGAAGAAAGATCAT GACAAACTGGTATTGCTTCAGGAAACCACTCAAAATGTTAGCATGAAGGTGATATCCTTAGAAAGAGAGTGTGTGAAAACTACCATACTACAATCTGTTAAGGAACTGGATACTCAA GTGAAAGAAATTCACACAGCTAACGACGAAATTAGCAAGAAAATGAAGCAATTAGAACAATCGTACgatagtttaaaaaattcaacgaGCTTGATATTGGCGGCGATACCGGATATCCAGACCCAAAGGCTGATCAAGACGAAGATTTTGGAGGAGTCGATCGGTGACGTCGCGACCACGGAACAAGATCGCAGTGTGTTAG tatCAAATGAGGCGCCGTCGAAACGCTTGAGGTCAGATCCGTAA
- the LOC117165187 gene encoding uncharacterized protein LOC117165187 — MLQQQGIGPRVVRKEVRRNKSTPERRRQTEPRLAKKKRGTARKKEGETKKKRKEEHKKMGTRYIVVVVLRNSVFAIDHCHRQGKKHEERRDGTRGIASRTEHRHETFHTAGSLIIVCPSYLTTYTGIYIHTKAN; from the exons aTGCTACAACAGCAAGGGATCGGCCCTCGAGTGGTACGAAAAGAGGTCAGGAGGAACAAAAGCACGCCAGAAAGGCGACGGCAAACAGAACCTCGACTAGCTAAGAAAAAACGAGGAACagcaagaaagaaggaaggagaaacgaaaaaaaaaagaaaggaagaacatAAAAAAATGGGCACAAG ATatatcgtcgtcgtcgtatTACGAAACTCGGTATTCGCAATTGATCACTGTCATAGACAAGGAAAAAAACACGAAGAAAGGCGTGATGGAACAAGAGGAATCGCGTCACGAACCGAACATCGCCACGAAACGTTTCATACTGCGGGTTCTCTTATCATCGTCTGCCCGTCGTACCTGACAACGTATACAG GTATATACATTCATACAAAAGCAAATTGA
- the LOC117165166 gene encoding uncharacterized protein LOC117165166 isoform X1: MDSVAVTVPLRQPTKKMKKRKELDALAPPHIVSRRSSGKRSSQELLSDSSDERSEYWNISTRNGRKCRGRRSRACPGFFKACSAFLACASVLATASLIWLFIDVRQQLTALRTELDQVIAGSEGVPDALQKCHSLSRDLQNNQSIIFTHLSDLKLQISNFTTQLALIQRIMHHAKGWFNEGPALFKVQGDLKDLSSSVVSFGSQIQDLSSTVTTLKESNARIQDVQTTIQQNVTSIKNTVTELSNITQKPQILITNETKIKTEQLNATIVHLSDKLMDINETLSRAVQWVAEDQKKDHDKLVLLQETTQNVSMKVISLERECVKTTILQSVKELDTQVKEIHTANDEISKKMKQLEQSYDSLKNSTSLILAAIPDIQTQRLIKTKILEESIGDVATTEQDRSVLVSNEAPSKRLRSDP; the protein is encoded by the exons ATGGACTCAGTGGCGGTGACAGTGCCCCTTCGTCAGCCgacgaagaagatgaagaaacgGAAGGAGCTCGATGCCTTGGCGCCTCCGCACATTGTTTCCCGCCGGAGTTCCGGAAAACGTAGCTCTCAA GAGTTACTATCAGATAGCAGCGACGAACGGTCGGAATACTGGAATATATCGACTAGAAATGGCCGCAAATGCAGAGGCAGACGAAGTCGAGCTTGTCCTGGATTTTTTAAAGCTTGTAGTGCCTTTCTGGCTTGTGCCTCTGTATTAGCAACCGCTAGTTTAATTTGGCTGTTCATCGACGTTCGTCAGCAACTTACTGCTCTACGGACCGAACTGGACCAAG TTATAGCCGGTAGCGAAGGTGTTCCCGATGCCCTGCAAAAATGTCACTCTCTGTCGAGAGATCTTCAGAACAACCAGAGCATTATCTTCACTCATTTATCAGATCTCAAGCTTCAAATCAGTAATTTTACAACGCAG CTAGCACTTATTCAACGTATTATGCATCATGCAAAAGGTTGGTTCAACGAGGGCCCAGCATTATTTAAAGTGCAAGGAGATTTGAAGGACCTTTCCAGTAGTGTGGTGTCATTTGGGAGCCAAATACAAGATTTGAGTAGCACAGTAACAACATTGAAAGAATCAAATGCTAGGATACAAGATGTCCAAACAACAATACAACAGAATGTTACCAGTATCAAG aACACAGTGACAGAATTGTCAAATATTACACAAAAGCCTCAGATATTGATTACAAATGAGACAAAGATAAAGACTGAACAATTGAATGCGACAATCGTACATTTATCTGATAAATTGATGGACATCAATGAAACATTGTCAAGAGCTGTGCAATGGGTGGCAGAAGATCAGAAGAAAGATCAT GACAAACTGGTATTGCTTCAGGAAACCACTCAAAATGTTAGCATGAAGGTGATATCCTTAGAAAGAGAGTGTGTGAAAACTACCATACTACAATCTGTTAAGGAACTGGATACTCAA GTGAAAGAAATTCACACAGCTAACGACGAAATTAGCAAGAAAATGAAGCAATTAGAACAATCGTACgatagtttaaaaaattcaacgaGCTTGATATTGGCGGCGATACCGGATATCCAGACCCAAAGGCTGATCAAGACGAAGATTTTGGAGGAGTCGATCGGTGACGTCGCGACCACGGAACAAGATCGCAGTGTGTTAG tatCAAATGAGGCGCCGTCGAAACGCTTGAGGTCAGATCCGTAA